Proteins from a single region of Flavobacterium sp. YJ01:
- the aceA gene encoding isocitrate lyase has product MKTTEDRIQELVNDWITNPRWKGVERPYTASEVVTLQGSYKIEHSIAKMGAEKLWRKLKSQDYVAGLGALTGNQAIQEVDAGLEAIYLSGWQVAADANLAGEMYPDQSLYPVNSVPMVVKKINNALLRADQIQIVNNIGDKKDYLVPIVADAEAGFGGNLNAFELMKSMIEAGASGVHFEDQLSSAKKCGHLGGKVLVPTQEAINKLIAARLASDVMGVSTLIVARTDADAANLLTSDADPRDRKFLTGEKTAEGFFYVKNGIDQGIARGLSYAPYADLIWMETSNPDLDYARKFAKAMKKEFPDKMLAYNCSPSFNWAAKLSIDEMETFREDLAAMGYSFQFITLAGFHALNTSMFELSKAYKERGMAGYSELQEREFALQKNGFRAVKHQAFVGTSYFDAVQNTVMLGKSAITAMKHSTEVEQF; this is encoded by the coding sequence ATGAAAACAACAGAAGACAGAATTCAGGAATTGGTTAATGATTGGATTACGAACCCGAGATGGAAAGGAGTTGAGCGTCCTTATACTGCGAGCGAAGTAGTAACGCTTCAGGGTTCTTATAAAATTGAGCATTCTATTGCAAAAATGGGAGCTGAGAAATTATGGAGAAAGTTAAAAAGTCAGGATTATGTTGCGGGTTTGGGAGCGTTGACTGGAAATCAGGCGATTCAGGAAGTTGATGCAGGTTTAGAAGCGATATATTTAAGCGGATGGCAGGTTGCTGCTGATGCAAATCTGGCCGGAGAAATGTATCCTGACCAATCGCTTTACCCAGTAAACAGCGTTCCGATGGTGGTAAAAAAGATCAACAACGCTTTATTGCGTGCCGATCAGATTCAGATTGTAAATAATATTGGAGATAAAAAAGATTATTTAGTTCCGATTGTAGCTGACGCTGAAGCAGGTTTTGGCGGGAACTTAAATGCTTTCGAATTGATGAAATCTATGATTGAAGCAGGAGCTTCTGGAGTTCATTTTGAAGATCAATTAAGTTCTGCTAAAAAATGCGGGCACTTAGGCGGGAAGGTTTTAGTTCCAACGCAAGAGGCGATTAATAAATTAATTGCGGCACGTCTGGCTTCAGATGTTATGGGCGTTTCAACTTTAATAGTTGCTCGAACAGATGCCGATGCAGCTAATTTACTAACAAGCGATGCGGATCCAAGAGATAGAAAGTTTTTAACTGGAGAAAAAACTGCCGAAGGTTTCTTCTATGTAAAAAACGGAATTGATCAGGGAATTGCAAGGGGTTTAAGCTATGCACCTTATGCTGATTTAATTTGGATGGAAACCAGTAATCCAGATTTAGATTATGCAAGAAAGTTTGCAAAAGCAATGAAAAAAGAATTTCCAGATAAAATGCTGGCTTATAATTGTTCTCCGTCTTTCAATTGGGCAGCAAAATTATCAATTGACGAAATGGAAACATTTAGAGAAGATTTAGCAGCAATGGGATATAGTTTCCAATTCATTACTTTGGCAGGATTCCACGCTTTGAATACAAGTATGTTCGAATTGTCTAAAGCGTACAAAGAACGCGGAATGGCTGGATATTCTGAATTGCAGGAACGCGAATTCGCTTTACAAAAAAATGGATTTAGAGCAGTAAAACATCAAGCTTTTGTAGGAACTTCTTATTTCGACGCCGTTCAAAATACAGTAATGTTAGGAAAATCAGCCATAACAGCAATGAAACATTCTACAGAGGTTGAGCAATTTTAA
- the aceB gene encoding malate synthase A → MKNQLEITETAMEFLAEKKLRYPKIWTEEAIVFITELHRKFESQRKLLLLQREQKQVTFDQGIMPVFIPETKNIREGNWTACEIPKDLLDRRVEITGPVDRKMIINALNSGAKTFMADFEDSTSPTWQNLMDGQVNLIDAVNKTITFTDLVKQKSYHLNEKIATLIVRPRGLHLPEKHVLIEGNEVSGSLIDFGLYVFHNHKRLLENNSGPYFYIPKLEHYLEARWWNNVIDFTEDYLNLKRGTIKVTVLIETITASFQLDEIIYELKEHIVGLNCGRWDYIFSYIKKFRKNPKFIVPDRDQVTMTSPFMNAYSNLVIQRCHKRGIHAIGGMAAQIPIRNNEEANAIAFAKVKTDKEREVRNGHDGTWVAHPDLVAIAKEIFDKGMPTPNQIHIKREHRKITEADLIEPPIGIITENGVRKNINVGVLYLASWLNGQGAAALHNLMEDAATAEISRSQLWQWLQNKVILDNGRKLDLAYYHKLALDEFRKIKEEIGEKNYEKQQFPLAEKMLERLVVNLHFVDFLTIPCYKYL, encoded by the coding sequence ATGAAAAACCAATTAGAAATTACCGAAACGGCAATGGAATTTTTAGCCGAAAAGAAGCTTCGTTATCCAAAAATCTGGACAGAAGAAGCGATTGTTTTTATAACTGAATTGCATAGAAAATTCGAATCACAGCGAAAACTATTGCTTTTACAGAGAGAACAAAAACAAGTCACTTTTGATCAAGGTATCATGCCGGTTTTTATTCCTGAAACTAAAAACATCAGAGAAGGAAATTGGACAGCTTGTGAAATTCCGAAAGATTTATTGGACAGAAGAGTGGAAATTACTGGACCCGTTGATCGTAAAATGATCATCAATGCTTTGAATTCTGGTGCCAAGACTTTTATGGCCGATTTTGAAGACAGCACTTCACCAACCTGGCAAAACTTGATGGACGGACAGGTAAATTTGATTGATGCGGTAAACAAAACGATCACGTTTACTGATTTGGTTAAACAGAAATCGTATCATTTAAATGAAAAAATAGCAACGTTAATTGTACGTCCGAGAGGTTTGCATCTGCCGGAAAAACATGTTCTAATTGAAGGAAATGAAGTTTCGGGTTCTTTGATAGATTTTGGGTTGTATGTTTTTCATAATCATAAACGACTTTTAGAAAACAATTCTGGACCGTATTTCTACATTCCGAAATTAGAACATTATCTGGAAGCGCGTTGGTGGAATAATGTAATTGATTTTACAGAAGATTATCTAAATCTAAAACGAGGAACCATTAAAGTAACGGTTTTAATTGAAACTATAACGGCAAGTTTTCAGTTGGACGAAATTATTTACGAATTGAAAGAACATATCGTTGGCTTGAACTGCGGGCGTTGGGATTATATTTTCTCTTACATCAAAAAGTTTAGAAAAAATCCAAAATTCATTGTTCCTGATCGTGATCAGGTAACTATGACTTCGCCTTTTATGAATGCCTATTCAAATTTGGTAATCCAAAGATGTCATAAAAGAGGCATTCATGCGATTGGCGGAATGGCAGCTCAAATTCCAATCCGAAATAACGAAGAAGCAAATGCAATTGCTTTCGCAAAAGTAAAAACGGATAAAGAACGTGAAGTTAGAAATGGTCACGACGGAACTTGGGTAGCGCATCCGGATTTAGTTGCAATTGCAAAAGAAATTTTTGATAAAGGAATGCCAACTCCAAATCAGATTCACATTAAAAGAGAACATCGAAAAATTACAGAAGCCGATTTGATTGAACCACCAATTGGAATCATTACTGAAAATGGCGTTCGAAAAAATATAAATGTTGGAGTATTGTATTTGGCTTCATGGCTGAACGGGCAAGGTGCCGCCGCATTGCACAATTTGATGGAAGATGCCGCAACGGCCGAAATTTCGAGATCGCAATTATGGCAATGGCTTCAAAATAAAGTGATTTTGGATAATGGACGAAAATTAGATTTGGCTTATTATCACAAATTGGCTTTAGATGAATTCAGAAAAATCAAGGAAGAAATAGGAGAGAAAAATTATGAAAAACAACAATTTCCACTAGCCGAAAAAATGCTGGAAAGATTAGTAGTAAACCTGCACTTTGTGGATTTCTTGACGATTCCGTGCTATAAATATTTATAA
- a CDS encoding Crp/Fnr family transcriptional regulator, translated as MALILENIAKHVSLTPEEQALFLSKLETNTYKAKTLLLNAGEVCKHSYFVNSGILRSFNINDNIVEHVLSFACEGWWMSDMYSFFSQKPGQLFIEVLEEAEVVSLSKENQEQLYLEIPKLERFFRILIENSLVANQQRLMDNLSLPAEERFEKFTKKYGTLVHKVPQKQIASFIGVTPEFFSKMKARLLKK; from the coding sequence ATGGCATTAATTCTTGAAAACATTGCTAAACACGTTTCTCTGACACCAGAAGAACAGGCACTTTTTTTATCTAAACTAGAAACCAATACTTACAAAGCCAAAACACTTTTACTGAACGCTGGCGAAGTCTGTAAACATTCGTATTTTGTAAACTCAGGTATTCTGAGAAGCTTCAATATCAACGATAATATTGTAGAACATGTTCTTTCTTTTGCTTGCGAAGGCTGGTGGATGAGCGATATGTACAGCTTTTTTTCGCAAAAACCAGGACAGCTTTTTATTGAAGTTTTGGAAGAAGCCGAAGTAGTTTCGTTATCGAAAGAAAATCAAGAACAATTGTATCTTGAAATTCCAAAATTGGAGCGATTTTTTCGAATTTTAATTGAAAATTCATTGGTTGCAAATCAGCAGAGATTAATGGATAATTTGAGTTTACCTGCGGAAGAACGCTTTGAAAAATTCACTAAAAAATACGGAACATTGGTTCACAAAGTTCCTCAAAAACAAATCGCTTCTTTCATTGGCGTAACGCCCGAATTTTTCAGCAAAATGAAAGCTAGGCTTTTGAAGAAATAA
- a CDS encoding DUF6370 family protein has protein sequence MKNIILATFLFIGIAVQAQTKKKFDKPTIVEASCGECKFGMKGKSCDLAVRIDGKSYFVDGTKIDEHGDAHAEDGFCNAIRKASVTGEIKGNRFIATSFTLIDDKK, from the coding sequence ATGAAAAATATAATATTAGCCACATTCCTTTTTATTGGAATCGCGGTACAAGCTCAGACCAAAAAGAAATTTGACAAACCAACCATTGTAGAAGCTTCTTGCGGAGAATGTAAATTTGGAATGAAAGGCAAAAGCTGTGATTTAGCAGTTCGTATTGATGGAAAATCGTATTTCGTTGATGGAACAAAAATTGACGAACATGGTGACGCACATGCTGAAGATGGATTCTGCAATGCTATCAGAAAAGCTTCGGTAACGGGAGAAATCAAAGGAAACCGATTTATCGCTACTTCATTCACTTTAATCGATGATAAAAAATAA
- a CDS encoding XRE family transcriptional regulator — protein sequence MDIEKDYIKLIFGLKLKQVRTQKNLSLFGLAKLTNLSKSYLNEIEKGKKYPKTDKILLLCEHLDVTYDQMVSLKLDNNLAPIGEILKSGILKEIPLELFGIQEADLIDIIANAPAKVNAFISTIIEIAQHYNLSRESFFLAALRSYQEAHSNYFEDLEEKVIAFSKSFQINLDSKISIEELEAILKEEYEYNIKEIAFTDQEALGDLRSIYVPKSKTLLLSTELDAPQKAFILAKEIAYNYLKISDRLLTFSWIKFENFDQVLHNFYASYFAGALLLPRKLVVDKINFFLENENPKPEEFVQLIESFEVSPESFYQRLTNLLPKDFQLKNLFFLRLSHRIGSDVYQINKELHITHQQEPHANETNEHYCRRWVSVKTIDEAIKQNKSHFFDAQISSYANSGNEYLVFSSATKDPFLHDTIRSISVGILINPTMKKKFKFIEGKPLVKRIVGVTCETCAVQDCLERAAPPIVLERKKRHENTDAVVQQFMNQYS from the coding sequence ATGGATATCGAAAAAGACTATATAAAGCTGATCTTCGGATTAAAATTGAAGCAAGTCAGAACGCAAAAAAATCTGTCTCTTTTTGGCTTGGCCAAACTGACCAATCTTTCAAAATCGTATTTAAACGAGATTGAAAAGGGAAAAAAATATCCCAAAACAGATAAAATTCTGCTTCTTTGTGAACATTTGGACGTGACTTACGACCAAATGGTGTCTTTAAAACTTGACAATAACCTCGCGCCGATTGGCGAAATCTTGAAATCTGGGATTTTAAAAGAAATTCCGCTAGAGCTTTTCGGAATTCAGGAAGCCGATTTAATTGATATTATTGCTAATGCTCCTGCAAAAGTCAATGCTTTTATTAGTACGATTATCGAAATTGCACAGCATTATAATTTAAGCCGCGAAAGTTTCTTTTTGGCCGCTTTGCGTTCATATCAGGAAGCGCATAGCAATTATTTTGAAGATTTAGAAGAAAAAGTAATTGCATTTTCAAAGTCGTTTCAAATCAACCTGGATTCTAAAATCAGTATTGAAGAACTGGAAGCAATTTTAAAAGAAGAATACGAATACAACATTAAAGAAATTGCTTTTACAGATCAAGAAGCTTTGGGTGATCTTCGTTCGATTTATGTTCCTAAAAGCAAAACTTTATTACTTTCTACCGAACTTGACGCTCCGCAAAAAGCTTTTATTTTAGCTAAAGAAATAGCTTATAATTATCTAAAAATTTCCGATCGCTTATTGACTTTCAGTTGGATTAAGTTTGAAAATTTTGATCAGGTTTTGCACAACTTTTATGCTTCTTATTTTGCTGGTGCTTTATTATTGCCGAGAAAATTAGTGGTGGATAAAATCAATTTTTTTTTAGAAAATGAAAATCCGAAACCGGAAGAATTTGTTCAATTAATTGAAAGTTTTGAAGTTTCGCCTGAATCTTTTTATCAGCGATTGACCAATTTATTGCCAAAAGATTTTCAGCTAAAAAACCTCTTTTTCTTAAGATTATCTCACCGAATTGGTTCTGATGTTTACCAAATTAATAAAGAATTACATATTACGCATCAACAGGAACCGCACGCCAACGAAACCAACGAACATTATTGCCGAAGATGGGTTTCGGTAAAAACGATTGATGAAGCCATCAAACAAAATAAATCTCATTTTTTTGATGCTCAAATTTCAAGTTATGCGAATAGCGGAAACGAATATTTAGTTTTTTCATCGGCCACAAAAGATCCTTTTTTACATGATACCATCCGAAGTATTTCGGTTGGAATTTTAATCAATCCGACAATGAAAAAGAAGTTCAAATTTATTGAAGGAAAACCTTTAGTAAAAAGAATTGTCGGCGTAACTTGCGAAACTTGCGCTGTTCAGGATTGTTTAGAAAGAGCTGCTCCGCCAATTGTTTTAGAAAGAAAGAAACGCCATG